In bacterium, a single genomic region encodes these proteins:
- a CDS encoding polymer-forming cytoskeletal protein → MEEERSQPASETIVGADVKIKGNLKSPSNIQIFGKVNGQVSSEADVLIGEGACVEGGVKGRKITISGEVLGNIQASESLEIASQGKLQGDIEAPDLVIQSGAKFVGKCEMPVESQVSSKEDKEELVGRKDEALEELEETIQE, encoded by the coding sequence ATGGAAGAAGAACGATCTCAACCAGCGTCAGAAACAATTGTTGGAGCTGATGTCAAAATTAAAGGCAATCTTAAAAGTCCTTCTAATATCCAGATTTTTGGTAAAGTTAATGGTCAAGTGAGTTCTGAGGCTGATGTTTTGATTGGCGAAGGGGCTTGTGTAGAAGGTGGTGTAAAAGGTCGCAAAATTACTATATCAGGCGAAGTTTTGGGCAATATACAGGCTTCAGAAAGTTTAGAAATTGCTTCTCAAGGCAAGCTGCAGGGGGATATAGAGGCTCCTGATTTAGTGATTCAGAGCGGGGCTAAATTTGTAGGCAAATGCGAGATGCCTGTAGAATCACAAGTATCTTCAAAAGAAGATAAAGAAGAGCTAGTAGGAAGAAAAGATGAAGCTTTGGAAGAGTTGGAAGAAACTATCCAAGAGTAG
- a CDS encoding YifB family Mg chelatase-like AAA ATPase — MKKIFSASLEGLGARLVEVEVNITRGLPGFSIVGLPDKSVEESKERVKSALVSSGFSFPQNKIIVNLAPADIKKEGSHYDLPIALAILKSETKLDTPEKSFLIGELSLDGRLRSIRGVLAFAILAKSKGFKELFLPERNAWEASLIKGIKVFPVRTLKGLVNHFLGRKKIKAFSGRIKLSQKNFAAVDFALISGQFTAKRGLEIASAGGHNVLMSGPPGAGKTFLARALPSILPDLDFDQALEVTQIYSASGLLRTKGLIVRPPFRSPHHTASEAAVIGGGREAKPGEVTLAHRGVLFMDELPEFNRRVLESLRQPLEDRFVVVSRAKATYRYPASFILLAAKNPCPCGNLGNPYKSCTCSTAEIMRYQRKISGPLLDRFDIFLQLPPVKTKELLKEAKGELSVKIRNRVKKARLIQKKRFRNFNFFLNSEMGAKEIKKFCILSDEAKKFMAKAIQRLGLSARAFHRVLKVARAIADLEGSEKITNSYLSEALQYRKQDDF, encoded by the coding sequence ATGAAGAAAATATTTTCTGCTTCTTTGGAAGGTTTAGGAGCAAGATTGGTAGAAGTAGAGGTCAATATTACGCGTGGTCTGCCCGGGTTTTCTATAGTGGGCTTGCCAGATAAATCAGTAGAGGAATCAAAAGAAAGAGTAAAATCAGCTCTTGTAAGTTCTGGTTTTAGTTTTCCTCAAAATAAAATAATAGTAAATTTAGCGCCCGCGGATATTAAAAAGGAAGGCTCTCACTATGATTTGCCTATAGCCTTAGCGATTTTAAAATCAGAAACAAAATTAGACACACCTGAAAAATCTTTTTTAATTGGTGAACTTTCTTTAGACGGCAGATTGCGTTCAATACGTGGAGTTTTAGCTTTTGCTATTTTAGCCAAAAGCAAGGGGTTTAAAGAGTTGTTTTTACCTGAAAGGAATGCTTGGGAAGCGAGTTTGATAAAGGGAATTAAAGTTTTCCCAGTGCGGACGCTTAAAGGATTAGTTAATCATTTTTTGGGTCGCAAAAAGATAAAGGCTTTTTCTGGCAGAATCAAACTTTCTCAAAAAAATTTTGCTGCTGTTGATTTTGCGCTTATCTCCGGACAGTTTACAGCTAAAAGGGGGCTTGAGATTGCTTCTGCTGGCGGGCACAATGTGTTGATGAGTGGCCCGCCGGGGGCAGGAAAAACTTTTTTAGCGCGGGCACTTCCCTCAATTTTGCCTGATTTAGATTTTGATCAAGCTTTAGAAGTGACGCAGATATATTCGGCTTCAGGTTTATTGCGGACAAAAGGTCTTATTGTGCGTCCGCCTTTTCGTTCACCTCATCATACTGCTTCAGAAGCAGCGGTTATTGGCGGAGGAAGAGAAGCTAAACCCGGAGAGGTGACTTTAGCTCATCGGGGGGTATTGTTTATGGATGAGTTGCCTGAGTTTAATCGTCGAGTGCTGGAGAGCTTGCGCCAGCCTTTAGAGGACAGATTCGTGGTAGTTTCAAGAGCTAAAGCAACTTACAGATACCCTGCTTCTTTTATTCTTTTAGCAGCAAAAAATCCTTGTCCTTGCGGGAATTTAGGCAATCCTTATAAGAGTTGTACTTGTTCAACCGCTGAAATTATGCGTTATCAAAGAAAAATCTCTGGTCCTCTTTTGGATCGTTTTGATATTTTTCTACAGCTCCCGCCTGTAAAAACCAAAGAGCTTTTAAAGGAGGCAAAAGGAGAGCTTTCGGTCAAAATTCGCAATCGCGTAAAAAAAGCGCGCTTAATTCAGAAAAAAAGATTTAGAAATTTTAATTTTTTTCTTAATAGCGAGATGGGTGCCAAGGAGATTAAGAAGTTTTGTATTCTCTCTGACGAAGCTAAGAAGTTTATGGCTAAAGCTATTCAACGCTTAGGTCTTTCAGCACGGGCTTTTCACCGTGTTTTAAAGGTTGCTCGCGCTATTGCTGATCTGGAAGGTAGTGAAAAAATTACCAATTCCTATCTTAGTGAGGCTTTGCAATACAGAAAACAGGATGATTTTTAA
- the miaA gene encoding tRNA (adenosine(37)-N6)-dimethylallyltransferase MiaA, which translates to MQKLVVILGPTASGKTSLGIFLAQKFNGEIISADSRQVYKDLDIGTAKVENTKPKNRNRFQREMGYCLAEGVPHWLIDVADIKKDLFSAGQFSKMADKIIKDISRRGKIPFLVGGSMLYIDAVTRGLKFAPPIDSKIRKKLSTKKLVELQNMLKKLDSKAYKVIDINNPRRLERALEVKLSTGKSIVDFWKKRKRFNTLKLGIKMPRKLLYQRIDLRVDERMQEGMLDEVKQLLKQGVPKEKLISLGLEYRYLTLTLLGEMPLKEAVALLKGAIHRFARRQLSWWRRDKEIIWLNYSNLEQEAEKQLSSFLKKQTF; encoded by the coding sequence ATGCAAAAATTAGTCGTTATTTTAGGGCCTACTGCTTCAGGCAAAACAAGCTTGGGTATTTTTTTAGCGCAAAAATTTAACGGAGAAATTATCTCTGCTGATTCTCGTCAGGTATATAAGGATTTAGATATTGGTACTGCCAAGGTAGAAAATACTAAACCCAAAAATAGAAACAGATTTCAAAGAGAAATGGGGTATTGTTTGGCTGAAGGGGTACCGCATTGGCTTATTGATGTTGCTGACATTAAAAAGGATCTTTTTTCTGCTGGTCAGTTTAGCAAAATGGCAGATAAGATAATTAAAGATATTAGCCGAAGAGGGAAAATCCCTTTTTTAGTTGGCGGCTCAATGCTTTATATTGACGCTGTCACAAGGGGCCTTAAATTTGCTCCACCTATTGACTCAAAAATTAGAAAAAAATTAAGCACTAAAAAACTGGTTGAGTTGCAAAATATGCTTAAAAAACTTGATAGTAAAGCTTACAAAGTCATAGATATAAATAATCCCCGTCGTTTAGAGCGCGCTCTTGAAGTTAAGCTTTCAACAGGCAAAAGCATTGTGGACTTTTGGAAAAAAAGAAAAAGGTTTAATACTTTGAAATTAGGTATTAAGATGCCGCGTAAATTGCTTTACCAACGTATTGATCTGAGGGTTGATGAGAGGATGCAGGAGGGGATGTTAGATGAAGTAAAGCAATTGCTGAAACAGGGAGTTCCTAAAGAAAAATTAATCTCTTTAGGCCTTGAATACCGCTATCTTACTCTTACTCTTTTAGGTGAAATGCCTCTTAAAGAGGCGGTAGCTCTTTTAAAGGGAGCGATTCACCGTTTTGCCCGCCGCCAATTAAGCTGGTGGCGCAGAGATAAAGAGATTATTTGGCTTAATTATTCTAATCTAGAACAAGAGGCAGAAAAACAATTAAGCTCTTTTCTTAAAAAACAGACTTTTTAG